Proteins from one Hyperolius riggenbachi isolate aHypRig1 chromosome 2, aHypRig1.pri, whole genome shotgun sequence genomic window:
- the LOC137542379 gene encoding olfactory receptor 52K1-like, with the protein MLPGNLSVFYPSVFILDGLPGFESAEIWISIPIFIMYVMAIFGNSVMLILIATEKRLHSPMYYFLSTLSLTDVILSSSIVLKILAIFWWNLKEISFLACLIQMFFIHCFTSLESGVLLAMALDRYVAICTPLHYTTTLTDTLIVRIAIALIIRGTIIVTPCPWMASRLPYCQTLHISHSYCDHMAVVSLACTNITVNSAYGLTVVLLVIVFDITFITVSYVFILKTVLKLPSRTAKYKAFSTCTSHISMILMFYTLGLFSFMTYRIGHIPPYIHIILSYFYLLIPPSINPIIYGVKTKEIRKAAYKILFKSTE; encoded by the coding sequence ATGTTGCCTGGAAATCTCTCGGTCTTCTACCCCAGCGTATTTATCTTGGATGGCCTCCCGGGCTTTGAGTCGGCTGAAATATGGATATCGATCCCCATCTTCATCATGTACGTGATGGCTATTTTTGGAAACAGTGtgatgctgattcttattgcaacGGAAAAACGCCTGCACAGCCCCATGTACTACTTCCTGTCCACTCTGTCCCTCACTGACGTGATCCTGTCCAGCTCCATCGTCCTGAAAATCCTTGCCATCTTCTGGTGGAACCTGAAGGAGATCAGCTTCCTGGCTTGCCTCATACAGATGTTCTTCATCCATTGTTTCACGTCTCTGGAATCTGGGGTTCTTCTTGCCATGGCCTTGGACAGATACGTGGCGATCTGCACCCCTCTCCATTATACAACCACATTGACCGACACCCTGATAGTCAGAATAGCTATTGCTCTTATTATAAGAGGGACAATCATAGTGACTCCTTGTCCATGGATGGCCAGTAGACTGCCATATTGCCAGACTCTCCATATCAGCCACTCGTACTGCGACCACATGGCAGTGGTGTCACTGGCTTGCACCAATATCACCGTCAATAGTGCCTATGGATTGACTGTTGTTTTGTTGGTCATTGTTTTTGATATCACATTTATAACCGTGTCCTATGTCTTCATACTGAAGACGGTGTTGAAGCTTCCCTCTCGGACGGCTAAATATAAAGCCTTTAGTACGTGTACATCCCATATCTCTATGATCCTAATGTTCTACACCCTGGGGCTTTTCTCCTTTATGACTTACAGGATAGGCCACATCCCCCCATATATACATATCATCCTGTCGTACTTCTACCTGCTTATCCCACCATCCATAAATCCCATCATCTATGGTGTGAAGACCAAGGAGATCAGGAAAGCAGCTTATAAAATCCTGTTTAAGTCCACGGAATAG